One window from the genome of Campylobacter concisus encodes:
- a CDS encoding TonB C-terminal domain-containing protein produces the protein MSNKVKFPTLSSFLVASCIYVIIILILFIKLTFFAEPPKKYTDDKDAIMDVVMVDREVDQTIKAPKQADEVVKETKPEPKKESEEDKQETTNKPVVPDEPLPTPSLPTPPKEEPKPEPKKPEPKPEILKPSEEPKEDIKPEPKPEPKPTPKPVEKPKPKEPNIKDLFSDIDSTKLKKDDGIKKAENKVQSRKKSEASSSKAAKEASDIIKSLKIDQNPTAPKSQSTGTYDPLMGAITKQIQRRWQSYKADSANLAKVKVMIDQSGNFSYEILELSYNEEFNAKVRECLEKLTTEKFPFNPDKSTTFNLNLEDKIN, from the coding sequence ATGTCAAATAAAGTTAAATTCCCAACGCTTAGTTCGTTTCTTGTAGCGTCTTGTATTTACGTTATTATTATACTTATTTTGTTTATAAAGCTTACTTTTTTTGCAGAACCTCCTAAAAAATATACTGATGATAAAGATGCTATTATGGATGTGGTTATGGTTGATAGAGAGGTTGATCAAACCATTAAAGCCCCAAAACAAGCAGATGAAGTAGTTAAAGAGACAAAGCCTGAACCTAAAAAGGAATCTGAAGAAGATAAACAAGAGACTACAAATAAGCCTGTTGTACCAGATGAACCATTACCTACCCCAAGCTTGCCAACTCCTCCAAAAGAAGAGCCAAAGCCTGAGCCTAAAAAACCAGAACCAAAACCAGAAATTTTAAAACCAAGTGAAGAGCCTAAAGAAGATATTAAGCCAGAACCAAAACCTGAGCCTAAGCCTACACCAAAGCCAGTTGAAAAGCCAAAACCAAAAGAACCAAATATAAAAGACCTTTTTAGTGACATAGATTCTACGAAACTTAAAAAAGATGATGGTATAAAAAAGGCCGAAAATAAAGTGCAAAGCCGTAAAAAAAGCGAAGCTTCTAGTTCAAAAGCCGCAAAAGAAGCTAGTGATATAATAAAGAGTTTAAAGATAGATCAAAATCCAACTGCTCCAAAATCACAATCTACCGGTACTTACGATCCACTAATGGGTGCGATAACAAAACAAATTCAAAGAAGATGGCAAAGTTATAAGGCTGATTCTGCAAATTTAGCTAAAGTTAAAGTTATGATAGATCAGAGCGGAAATTTTAGCTATGAAATTTTAGAGCTATCATATAATGAAGAATTTAACGCAAAAGTAAGAGAGTGCTTAGAAAAACTTACAACGGAGAAATTTCCATTCAATCCAGACAAAAGCACTACTTTTAATTTAAATTTAGAAGATAAAATAAACTAA
- a CDS encoding ParA family protein: MSEIITIANQKGGVGKTTTAVNLAASLAVAEKKVLLIDIDPQANATTGLGFSRSDYEFNIYHVLTDRKKLSQIVLKTEIPTLFLAPSNIGLVGIEQEFNDQNKDYKLILKNKISEVVNDYDFIIIDSPPALGSITINALSASDSVIIPIQCEFYALEGLAQILNTVKIIKKTINPKLNIKGFLPTMFSSQNNLSKETIANLKQHFENKLFKSKDSKEEFVVVPRNVKLAESPSFGKPVILYDIKSPGSIAYQNLAYCILN, encoded by the coding sequence ATGAGCGAGATAATAACAATAGCTAATCAAAAAGGCGGCGTTGGCAAGACCACAACAGCCGTAAATTTAGCCGCATCACTGGCGGTTGCTGAAAAAAAAGTATTATTAATAGACATCGATCCGCAGGCAAACGCGACAACCGGACTTGGTTTTAGCAGAAGTGACTATGAGTTTAACATCTATCACGTCTTAACAGATAGAAAAAAACTCTCGCAAATCGTATTAAAAACTGAGATCCCAACACTTTTTTTGGCCCCGTCAAATATAGGACTTGTCGGTATCGAGCAAGAATTTAACGACCAAAATAAGGACTATAAACTAATCCTTAAAAATAAAATTTCAGAAGTTGTAAACGATTATGATTTTATTATAATTGATAGTCCTCCAGCACTTGGCAGCATCACGATAAATGCTCTTAGTGCAAGTGATAGTGTTATCATCCCGATTCAATGTGAATTTTACGCACTTGAAGGCTTGGCTCAAATTTTAAATACGGTTAAGATTATTAAGAAGACAATAAATCCAAAGCTTAACATAAAGGGCTTTTTACCGACTATGTTTAGTTCGCAAAATAATCTCTCAAAAGAGACCATTGCAAATTTAAAGCAACATTTTGAAAATAAGCTCTTTAAGAGTAAGGACAGCAAAGAGGAATTTGTGGTCGTTCCAAGAAACGTAAAACTTGCTGAAAGCCCAAGTTTTGGCAAGCCAGTCATACTTTATGATATAAAATCGCCTGGCTCGATCGCATATCAAAATTTGGCATATTGTATTTTAAACTAA
- a CDS encoding biopolymer transporter ExbD, whose protein sequence is MAVKFTDETPELNITPLVDIMLVLLAILMVTMPTITYQEDITLPDGSKAKTSTSKQKDLIVSINSQGQVRIDQSTMSLAEFPDNIALMSTKYDKTSPIYIKADKNLKYDDVMFVLKTLKGAGFNKVALETNG, encoded by the coding sequence ATGGCCGTTAAATTTACCGATGAGACACCAGAGCTAAATATAACTCCTCTTGTTGATATTATGCTTGTTTTACTAGCCATTTTAATGGTTACTATGCCAACTATAACATATCAAGAGGATATTACTCTTCCGGATGGTTCAAAGGCGAAAACTTCAACATCTAAGCAAAAAGACCTTATAGTATCTATAAATTCGCAAGGACAAGTTAGAATTGATCAGAGTACTATGAGCCTTGCTGAGTTTCCTGATAATATTGCATTAATGAGTACGAAATACGATAAAACCTCGCCTATCTATATAAAAGCTGACAAAAATTTAAAATACGATGATGTTATGTTTGTATTAAAGACTTTGAAAGGTGCTGGTTTTAATAAAGTAGCTTTAGAGACAAACGGTTAA
- a CDS encoding F0F1 ATP synthase subunit delta, with product MNEVVAKKYVKAILSDVKDVKSDELNVFVENLSELAAAFASDKFKSIISLPTLKASQKVDFVLSLVKSQDVKFANFIKLLGANKRLELIPAILNEMKIEQSLLENTYRGEVIGNFDLSAEQLKALEENFSKKFDSKIKLNGSKSEYNGVKVELDDLGIEVNFSIDRLKSQMSEYILKAI from the coding sequence ATGAATGAAGTAGTAGCTAAAAAATACGTAAAAGCGATCTTAAGCGACGTAAAAGACGTAAAATCAGATGAACTTAATGTGTTTGTTGAAAATTTATCAGAGCTGGCAGCAGCTTTTGCTAGCGATAAATTTAAAAGCATTATAAGTTTGCCGACACTAAAGGCTTCACAAAAGGTTGATTTTGTACTATCTTTGGTTAAAAGTCAAGATGTCAAATTTGCAAATTTTATTAAGCTTCTTGGCGCAAATAAAAGACTGGAGCTTATCCCAGCGATCTTAAACGAGATGAAGATAGAGCAATCTTTGCTTGAAAATACATATCGTGGCGAGGTTATTGGAAATTTTGACCTAAGCGCTGAGCAGCTTAAAGCTTTGGAAGAGAATTTCTCTAAGAAATTTGACTCTAAGATCAAGCTTAATGGCTCAAAGAGTGAATACAACGGTGTAAAAGTTGAGTTAGATGATTTGGGTATCGAGGTAAATTTCTCTATCGACAGACTAAAAAGTCAAATGAGTGAATATATATTAAAAGCAATTTAA
- a CDS encoding MotA/TolQ/ExbB proton channel family protein codes for MGGIDLFLNYIQRSSFITIIVLTWLSIYFIVSFTILFSRMAGIGAWQKREQNALEALLMGAKNIPNDSSLRKCANGRISREKLNVCISIAEKNATSGLTWLSVIASTSPFIGLFGTVVSILETFSQLGNGGGSSLGIIAPAISEALVATGCGIFVAIPAYTFNLLIKRKAYELMSVIERQADVMIALKKDDEIL; via the coding sequence GTGGGCGGCATAGATTTATTTTTAAATTACATTCAAAGAAGTAGTTTTATTACAATTATTGTTTTAACTTGGTTGTCAATATATTTTATAGTTAGTTTCACAATTCTTTTTTCAAGAATGGCTGGTATTGGAGCTTGGCAAAAACGTGAGCAAAATGCACTTGAAGCACTGCTTATGGGTGCTAAAAATATTCCAAATGATTCGTCTTTGAGAAAATGTGCAAATGGAAGAATCTCAAGAGAAAAACTAAATGTATGTATAAGCATAGCCGAGAAAAATGCTACAAGTGGGTTAACGTGGCTAAGTGTAATAGCATCTACTTCGCCTTTTATTGGTCTTTTTGGAACCGTTGTTTCTATTTTAGAGACATTTTCACAGCTTGGAAATGGTGGAGGTTCATCACTTGGTATTATCGCTCCAGCTATTTCAGAGGCACTTGTTGCAACTGGTTGTGGAATTTTTGTTGCCATCCCAGCATATACATTTAACTTACTCATAAAAAGAAAAGCTTATGAATTAATGAGCGTTATCGAGCGTCAGGCTGATGTAATGATAGCACTTAAAAAAGATGATGAGATACTATAA
- the atpA gene encoding F0F1 ATP synthase subunit alpha has translation MSAKIKADEISTIIKERIENFDLSVDVEETGKVISVADGVANVYGLKNVMAGEMVEFESGEKGMALNLEESSVGIVILGKTSGITEGSSVKRLKKLLRVPVGDALIGRVVNSLGEPIDAKGPIEATESRFVEEKAKGIMARKSVHEPLQTGIKAIDALVPIGRGQRELIIGDRQTGKTTVAIDTIINQKGQDVICIYVAIGQKQSTVAQVVKKLEEYGAMDYTIVVNAGASDAAALQYLAPYAGVTMGEYFRDNSRHALIIYDDLSKHAVAYREMSLILRRPPGREAYPGDVFYLHSRLLERASKLNDALGAGSLTALPIIETQAGDVSAYIPTNVISITDGQIFLESDLFNSGIRPAINVGLSVSRVGGAAQIKAIKQVSGTLRLDLAQYRELQAFAQFASDLDESSRRQLERGQKMVEVLKQPPYSPLPVENQVVIIFAGAKGYLDDVATANVTKFEAELYPYIEAKYPEIFEQIRTKKVLDKEVEEILHKALKDFKATFAAN, from the coding sequence GTGAGTGCAAAAATTAAAGCTGACGAAATTAGCACGATAATCAAAGAGCGTATTGAAAATTTTGATTTAAGTGTTGATGTGGAAGAGACCGGTAAAGTCATCTCAGTCGCTGATGGCGTTGCTAACGTTTATGGTTTGAAAAACGTTATGGCAGGTGAGATGGTTGAATTTGAAAGCGGCGAAAAGGGTATGGCTCTTAACCTTGAAGAGAGCAGTGTTGGTATAGTTATCCTTGGAAAAACTAGTGGTATCACAGAAGGAAGCTCTGTAAAAAGACTAAAAAAACTTCTACGTGTACCAGTTGGCGACGCATTGATCGGCCGTGTTGTAAATTCACTAGGTGAGCCAATCGATGCAAAAGGTCCAATTGAAGCTACTGAATCTCGCTTTGTTGAAGAAAAAGCAAAAGGTATTATGGCTAGAAAGAGCGTTCATGAGCCACTTCAAACAGGTATCAAAGCGATTGACGCACTTGTGCCAATCGGTAGAGGACAAAGAGAACTAATCATCGGCGACCGCCAAACTGGAAAAACAACAGTTGCTATCGATACTATTATCAACCAAAAAGGTCAAGATGTTATTTGTATCTATGTAGCTATCGGTCAAAAACAATCAACTGTTGCTCAAGTCGTTAAAAAACTTGAAGAGTATGGCGCTATGGACTATACAATAGTTGTAAATGCTGGTGCTAGTGACGCAGCCGCGCTTCAATACCTTGCCCCATACGCTGGTGTAACAATGGGTGAATATTTTAGAGATAACTCTCGCCACGCGCTAATCATCTATGATGACTTGTCAAAACACGCGGTTGCTTACCGTGAGATGTCTTTGATCTTAAGAAGACCACCGGGCCGTGAAGCTTATCCGGGCGACGTTTTCTATCTCCACTCAAGACTTCTAGAAAGAGCAAGTAAGCTAAATGACGCACTAGGTGCTGGATCTTTAACAGCTCTACCTATCATCGAAACTCAAGCAGGCGACGTTTCAGCTTATATTCCAACAAATGTTATTTCTATTACAGATGGTCAAATTTTCCTTGAAAGTGACCTATTTAACTCAGGTATCCGCCCAGCGATCAACGTTGGTCTTTCTGTTTCTCGTGTTGGTGGTGCAGCTCAGATCAAAGCTATCAAACAAGTTTCTGGTACACTAAGACTAGACCTTGCTCAGTATCGCGAACTACAAGCGTTTGCTCAATTTGCAAGCGACCTTGATGAGAGCTCCAGAAGACAACTAGAGCGTGGTCAGAAGATGGTTGAAGTACTAAAACAACCTCCATATTCTCCACTTCCAGTTGAGAATCAAGTAGTTATAATATTTGCTGGTGCTAAGGGTTATTTAGATGATGTTGCAACTGCAAATGTAACAAAATTTGAGGCTGAGTTATATCCATATATTGAGGCAAAATACCCTGAAATTTTTGAGCAAATCAGAACTAAAAAGGTTCTTGATAAAGAAGTAGAAGAAATTTTACATAAAGCGTTGAAAGATTTTAAAGCGACTTTTGCCGCTAACTAG
- the atpD gene encoding F0F1 ATP synthase subunit beta, whose amino-acid sequence MKGVISQVMGPVVDVDFNDYLPKINEAIEVFFEVEGKKHKLILEVAAHLGDNRVRTIAMDMSEGLTRGLEAKALGAPISVPVGEKVLGRIFNVVGDLIDEGEGINFDKHWSIHRDPPPFEEQSTKSEIFETGIKVVDLLAPYAKGGKVGLFGGAGVGKTVIIMELIHNVAFKHSGYSVFAGVGERTREGNDLYHEMKESNVLDKVALCYGQMNEPPGARNRIALTGLTMAEYFRDEMGLDVLMFIDNIFRFSQSGAEMSALLGRIPSAVGYQPTLASEMGKFQERITSTKKGSITSVQAVYVPADDLTDPAPATVFAHLDATTVLNRSIAEKGIYPAVDPLDSTSRMLDPQILGADHYKVARGVQAVLQKYKDLQDIIAILGMDELSEEDKLTVDRARKIERFLSQPFFVAEVFTGSPGKYVSLDENIAGFKGILDGKYDHLPEAAFYMVGNIDEALAKAEKLKA is encoded by the coding sequence ATGAAGGGTGTTATTAGTCAAGTTATGGGCCCTGTGGTCGATGTTGACTTTAATGACTACTTGCCGAAGATCAATGAAGCTATCGAAGTTTTCTTTGAGGTTGAGGGCAAGAAACATAAACTAATATTAGAAGTTGCTGCTCACCTAGGTGATAATAGAGTCAGAACTATTGCTATGGATATGAGTGAGGGCTTGACTCGTGGCCTTGAAGCTAAAGCGCTTGGTGCACCTATTAGTGTGCCAGTTGGTGAAAAAGTTTTGGGTAGAATTTTTAACGTAGTTGGCGATTTGATCGACGAGGGTGAGGGTATAAATTTTGATAAGCACTGGTCTATCCACCGCGATCCTCCTCCATTTGAAGAGCAAAGCACAAAAAGTGAAATTTTTGAAACTGGTATCAAGGTAGTCGACCTTCTAGCTCCTTACGCAAAGGGTGGTAAAGTAGGCCTATTTGGTGGTGCTGGCGTTGGTAAAACGGTTATTATTATGGAGCTTATCCACAACGTTGCGTTTAAGCACAGCGGTTATTCTGTATTTGCTGGTGTTGGAGAGAGAACTCGTGAAGGAAACGACCTTTATCATGAAATGAAAGAAAGTAATGTTTTGGATAAAGTTGCCTTGTGCTATGGTCAAATGAATGAGCCACCAGGAGCAAGAAACCGTATCGCACTAACTGGTCTTACAATGGCTGAGTACTTCCGTGATGAGATGGGGCTTGATGTTTTGATGTTTATCGATAATATCTTCCGTTTCTCTCAATCAGGTGCAGAGATGTCAGCTCTACTTGGACGTATCCCATCAGCTGTTGGTTATCAGCCAACTCTTGCAAGTGAGATGGGTAAATTCCAAGAGAGAATCACATCAACTAAAAAAGGTTCAATCACATCTGTTCAAGCCGTTTACGTTCCAGCTGACGACCTTACAGACCCAGCTCCTGCAACCGTTTTTGCGCACCTTGATGCTACGACAGTTCTTAATAGATCTATTGCAGAAAAAGGTATCTATCCAGCTGTTGATCCGCTTGATTCAACATCAAGAATGCTCGATCCTCAAATTTTAGGAGCAGATCACTATAAGGTAGCTCGCGGCGTTCAAGCTGTGCTTCAAAAATATAAAGATCTTCAAGATATCATTGCGATCCTTGGTATGGACGAGCTTAGCGAAGAAGATAAGCTAACAGTTGATAGAGCAAGAAAAATAGAGAGATTTTTATCTCAGCCATTCTTCGTTGCTGAAGTATTTACAGGTAGCCCTGGTAAATATGTAAGTCTTGACGAAAATATAGCTGGCTTTAAGGGAATTTTAGATGGTAAATATGATCATTTACCAGAAGCAGCATTTTATATGGTTGGAAATATAGATGAGGCTTTAGCTAAAGCTGAGAAACTTAAGGCTTAA
- a CDS encoding F0F1 ATP synthase subunit B yields MKIKILFFLALPFLAYASGHGGTNYDIVERTLNFLLFFAILVYFAAKPLKALYQSRIDRIANKLESIQEKLRDSKAKKDDALKRVEESKQNANSLVETAKKEALNLAAKVKSDTQNDIINLQKSYKEQKEFEERKMTKSVVNEILSDIFSSDSLKVDQKELVNIILKKVS; encoded by the coding sequence ATGAAGATAAAAATTTTATTTTTTCTAGCACTTCCATTTCTAGCTTATGCTAGTGGGCATGGCGGAACAAATTACGATATAGTAGAGAGAACGCTAAACTTCTTACTTTTCTTTGCTATTTTGGTATATTTTGCAGCTAAACCACTAAAAGCTCTTTATCAAAGTAGAATTGACAGGATCGCAAACAAGCTTGAAAGTATACAAGAAAAACTCCGTGATTCTAAGGCCAAAAAAGATGATGCTCTAAAACGTGTTGAGGAATCTAAACAAAATGCAAATTCCCTAGTCGAAACTGCTAAAAAAGAGGCTTTAAATTTAGCTGCTAAGGTTAAAAGTGATACTCAAAATGATATAATAAATCTTCAAAAGAGCTACAAAGAGCAAAAAGAATTTGAAGAGCGCAAGATGACAAAAAGCGTTGTAAATGAAATTTTGAGCGATATTTTCTCAAGCGATAGCCTAAAAGTCGATCAAAAAGAGCTTGTAAATATAATACTTAAAAAGGTTAGCTAA
- a CDS encoding FoF1 ATP synthase subunit B' has product MLEIDVPLMLLTAVVFLVLIAILNSLLYKPMLKFIDDRNASIKNDEESTSKNASDLSVHEKEIEEIILNARTEANKIRHEALNLAKEESLKEVNAVKTSLEADYNEFLNALSSQKDNLKADLSAKLPELRAALNAKLSKI; this is encoded by the coding sequence ATGTTAGAAATAGATGTGCCATTGATGCTTTTAACGGCTGTCGTTTTCTTGGTATTGATCGCTATTTTGAATTCCTTGCTTTATAAGCCAATGCTCAAATTTATAGATGACAGAAATGCTTCTATAAAAAATGATGAAGAGAGTACTAGTAAAAATGCAAGTGATCTAAGTGTTCATGAAAAAGAGATTGAAGAGATTATATTAAACGCAAGGACTGAGGCCAATAAAATAAGGCATGAAGCCTTAAATTTGGCAAAAGAAGAGTCTTTAAAAGAAGTAAATGCTGTAAAAACTAGTTTAGAAGCTGATTACAATGAATTTTTAAATGCTCTAAGCTCCCAGAAAGATAACTTAAAGGCAGATCTATCAGCTAAACTACCTGAACTTAGAGCGGCTTTAAATGCCAAGCTCTCTAAAATTTAA
- a CDS encoding ParB/RepB/Spo0J family partition protein — protein sequence MAKKGGLGRGLSAILEDVEQAYSKEIANLNDSEIVEEINIDEILPNPYQPRTHFDEEALKELSASIKRHGLIQPIIVIKKDDGYMLIAGERRYRATKMLGASKIKAIIADIKSQNLRELALIENIQRENLNPIELAKSYKELINEYKITQDGLANIIHKSRTQITNTMRLLLLSDYTQKLLQEDKLTQGHAKVIVGLSTEEEKMVVDTIIGQKLSVRDTEILVKKIKNKEEIKDKKPKISEEMSKKLSNLQEIFKNLKIKAKVKSSNLVLEFNNISQVEEFIARLK from the coding sequence ATGGCTAAAAAAGGTGGATTAGGGCGAGGGCTTAGCGCGATACTTGAAGATGTAGAGCAAGCCTACAGTAAAGAGATCGCAAATTTAAACGACTCTGAGATAGTCGAAGAGATAAATATAGATGAAATTTTACCAAACCCATACCAGCCAAGAACACATTTTGATGAAGAGGCCTTAAAAGAGCTAAGTGCCAGTATTAAAAGGCATGGACTGATCCAGCCAATAATCGTCATCAAGAAAGATGACGGCTATATGCTAATAGCTGGTGAGCGCAGATACCGCGCCACAAAGATGCTTGGAGCAAGCAAGATAAAGGCAATCATCGCTGATATCAAGTCTCAAAATTTAAGAGAGCTTGCGCTTATTGAAAATATTCAACGTGAAAATTTAAATCCGATCGAACTTGCAAAGTCGTATAAAGAGCTCATAAATGAGTATAAGATCACACAAGATGGCCTAGCAAACATCATCCATAAGAGCAGAACTCAGATAACAAATACGATGAGGCTTTTACTTCTTAGTGACTATACGCAAAAACTTTTACAAGAAGATAAGCTCACACAAGGCCACGCTAAAGTCATAGTAGGACTTAGTACTGAAGAAGAAAAGATGGTTGTTGATACGATAATTGGTCAAAAGCTAAGTGTCAGAGATACGGAAATCTTGGTGAAAAAGATAAAAAATAAGGAAGAGATAAAAGACAAAAAGCCAAAAATTTCTGAGGAAATGAGTAAAAAACTATCAAATTTACAAGAAATTTTTAAAAATTTAAAGATAAAAGCAAAAGTAAAATCTAGCAATCTAGTTTTAGAATTTAATAATATTTCACAGGTGGAAGAATTTATTGCTAGGCTAAAATAG
- the tolB gene encoding Tol-Pal system protein TolB, with translation MKKIFLFLCVALGLYAADATISVVNQGVALPKIALQDATTAVSDAGFKDKFFKIMLGDLKVSSDFEVIEDHVPSTYEGDATTNTMSDKGVELIFRYALEGSMGSPLTLRVKLINAKTATTRYEKVYAMPDGAKYPFLAHKSIVELTNELNLPPVGWMEKFIILSKYTSARQSSIIVADYTLTYQKTIVSGGLNIFPKWAGADQSKFYYTSYVNNKPTLFRYDLNSGTKTKIIDSIGMLIASDVSKDGSKILLTMAPKDQPDIFIYNTNSKSLTQITNYPGIDVNGNFVDNDSKIVFVSDRLGYPNVFATPAISGGSVEQMVFHGKNNNSVSTFENYVVYSSREASGSFNIYLISTQTDFIRQLTANGKNNYPRFSSDGQSVVFIKELGGQSSLGVVRLNENRSFQFPLKVGKIQSIDW, from the coding sequence ATGAAGAAAATTTTTCTTTTTTTATGTGTTGCTCTAGGGCTTTATGCTGCTGATGCGACCATATCTGTTGTAAACCAAGGTGTTGCTTTGCCAAAGATAGCTTTGCAAGATGCAACAACTGCTGTTAGCGATGCGGGGTTTAAAGATAAATTCTTTAAAATCATGCTAGGAGATCTAAAGGTTAGTTCCGATTTTGAAGTAATCGAAGATCATGTGCCTTCTACCTATGAAGGAGATGCGACTACTAATACAATGAGTGATAAAGGCGTCGAGCTTATCTTTAGATATGCTCTTGAAGGCTCTATGGGCTCTCCTCTTACTTTGAGAGTAAAACTGATAAACGCTAAGACAGCAACTACAAGATATGAGAAGGTTTATGCTATGCCAGACGGCGCAAAGTATCCGTTTTTGGCGCATAAAAGTATAGTTGAGCTTACTAATGAACTAAATTTACCACCAGTTGGCTGGATGGAAAAATTTATTATTCTTTCAAAATATACTTCAGCTCGCCAAAGCTCTATCATAGTTGCTGATTATACACTTACATATCAAAAGACTATAGTAAGTGGCGGGCTAAATATTTTCCCTAAATGGGCTGGAGCTGATCAAAGTAAATTTTACTATACATCTTATGTAAACAATAAGCCAACTTTATTTAGATATGATCTAAATTCTGGCACAAAAACAAAGATAATTGATAGCATTGGCATGCTTATAGCCTCAGATGTTAGTAAAGATGGAAGTAAAATTCTATTAACCATGGCACCAAAAGATCAACCAGATATCTTTATCTATAATACAAATAGTAAAAGTTTGACGCAGATTACTAATTATCCAGGCATAGATGTAAATGGAAATTTTGTTGATAATGACAGCAAGATAGTTTTCGTTTCAGATAGGCTTGGCTATCCTAATGTTTTTGCAACCCCTGCGATTTCTGGCGGAAGCGTTGAACAAATGGTATTTCATGGTAAAAATAATAACTCTGTAAGCACATTTGAAAATTATGTTGTTTATTCAAGTAGAGAAGCAAGTGGTAGCTTTAATATATATCTAATTTCAACTCAGACTGATTTTATACGTCAGCTTACAGCAAATGGTAAAAATAACTATCCAAGATTCTCAAGCGACGGGCAAAGTGTTGTCTTTATAAAAGAGCTTGGCGGTCAAAGTTCACTAGGTGTTGTTAGGCTAAATGAAAACAGAAGTTTTCAGTTTCCTTTAAAAGTAGGAAAAATTCAATCTATAGATTGGTAA
- the atpC gene encoding ATP synthase F1 subunit epsilon: MDKLHLEIVTPQGQIFNDDVSSVVLPGSEGEFGVLPSHASLISLLKAGIIDIEHKNKKHDVVAINWGYAKIDEGKVVILADGAVYVSGDSESELANSLEAARNLIESMSSDTNAFAATISKMENVVRTR, encoded by the coding sequence ATGGATAAATTGCATTTAGAGATCGTAACTCCTCAAGGTCAGATATTTAATGATGACGTGAGCAGTGTAGTGCTTCCAGGTAGCGAGGGTGAGTTTGGTGTTTTACCAAGCCATGCCTCATTAATATCTCTTTTAAAAGCAGGTATTATAGATATAGAACATAAAAATAAAAAACATGATGTTGTTGCGATTAACTGGGGCTATGCAAAGATTGACGAAGGTAAGGTAGTAATACTTGCTGACGGCGCGGTTTACGTCTCTGGCGATAGTGAAAGTGAGCTTGCAAATTCATTGGAAGCTGCTAGAAATTTGATAGAGAGCATGAGTAGTGATACAAATGCTTTTGCAGCAACTATATCTAAAATGGAAAATGTAGTGAGAACTAGATAA
- the atpG gene encoding ATP synthase F1 subunit gamma yields the protein MSNLKDIKRKIKSVQNTQKTTRAMKLVSTAKLRKAEEAARYSRVYALKINEVLSEIAYKINQYASVMTESKFFNTTKSVEKVDIIFVTADKGLCGGFNVQTIKTVRRMIDELKAKKIKVRLRAVGKKGIEFFNFQGVELLETYVGASSSPTYEKAQNIIKDAIDDFTNGITDKVVLIHNGYKNMISQEIRVNDIVPIEPSKIVAVETNSLMEFEPEDNYTKIMDELLNKYFEYSMYYALVDSLAAEHSARMQAMDNATNNAKQRVKQLNLAYNKARQESITTELIEIISGVESMK from the coding sequence ATGTCAAATTTAAAAGATATAAAACGAAAGATTAAGAGCGTCCAGAACACTCAAAAGACGACGCGTGCGATGAAGCTTGTATCAACAGCAAAGCTTCGCAAAGCTGAAGAGGCTGCTCGATACTCTAGAGTTTATGCACTTAAGATCAATGAGGTTTTATCAGAGATAGCTTATAAAATCAATCAATACGCTTCAGTTATGACTGAGAGTAAATTTTTTAACACAACAAAGAGCGTAGAAAAGGTTGATATTATATTTGTTACCGCTGATAAAGGGCTTTGCGGTGGCTTTAATGTCCAAACTATAAAGACAGTTAGGCGCATGATTGATGAGCTAAAAGCCAAAAAGATCAAAGTCAGACTAAGAGCTGTTGGTAAAAAAGGTATAGAATTTTTCAATTTCCAAGGCGTTGAACTACTTGAGACTTATGTCGGAGCTAGCTCTTCTCCTACATATGAAAAAGCTCAAAATATCATAAAAGACGCTATTGATGACTTTACAAATGGTATAACTGATAAAGTCGTGTTAATACACAATGGTTATAAAAATATGATTTCTCAAGAGATTAGAGTAAATGATATTGTGCCTATTGAGCCGTCTAAGATAGTTGCTGTTGAGACAAATTCTTTGATGGAATTTGAGCCAGAAGATAACTATACTAAGATTATGGATGAATTGCTCAATAAATATTTTGAGTATAGTATGTATTATGCCTTGGTTGACTCTTTGGCGGCTGAGCACAGCGCCAGAATGCAAGCTATGGATAATGCAACAAACAATGCTAAACAACGCGTTAAACAGTTAAATCTTGCTTACAATAAAGCAAGACAAGAGTCTATTACCACTGAGCTTATTGAGATCATCAGTGGTGTTGAATCAATGAAATAA